A DNA window from Vigna angularis cultivar LongXiaoDou No.4 chromosome 1, ASM1680809v1, whole genome shotgun sequence contains the following coding sequences:
- the LOC108330407 gene encoding TORTIFOLIA1-like protein 3 isoform X1, protein MSSSPQNVKQRVFACLTKLSDRDTQSLAAAELESIARCLDAVTVPAFLSCMYSTDASDKPPVRKQCVQLLGFLAETHGNMLAPYLSKIIGSVVRRLRDADSSVRSACVSSVAALSRHVSRQPLHSFVKPLAEALFTEQDQNAQVGAALCLAAAIDGAPDPDPARLAKLLPRFEKLLKRDGFKAKPGLLTLVGSVVASGGASGHAPLKSLVPCLVEALSNDDWATRKAAAETLVVVANVERNFLSEFKAECVRVFENRRFDKVKLVRDVMNQMLEAWKQIPDVSDEVTPPPKPQPSSKGNSSDGRYPAVSQNSCSPGLVMANLRKKNTPFSRFSPADSSSASSAKTRSASSSNNNKRMSSIVSRKLNHKNWDTQVAVADQGGLQEMDGIVLESNKMDKSRFSKPEMKRALLYRGSDDRIHKYGGSKAGSRVVPYHEESQDSFPVSDVSKDLHRNDKESEDLSLIRDQLHQIEKQQSSLLDLLQKFMGSSQNGMRSLETRVHGLELALDEISYDLAISSGRMTKSDVHGNTCCMLPGTEFLSSKFWRKTHGRHSIPRFSRSGGTSSLAATNYQADKNGETKLTNHRFRPDGGFVTNPLAEIHADSRNFATSELV, encoded by the exons ATGTCGTCGTCACCGCAGAACGTAAAGCAGAGAGTCTTCGCATGCCTGACCAAACTCTCCGACCGCGACACGCAGTCTCTCGCCGCTGCAGAACTCGAGTCCATCGCTCGGTGTCTCGATGCGGTCACCGTGCCAGCGTTCCTATCGTGCATGTACTCCACTGACGCGTCCGACAAGCCACCGGTCCGCAAGCAATGTGTGCAGCTGTTAGGGTTCCTGGCGGAGACGCATGGCAACATGCTCGCACCGTACCTGTCTAAAATTATCGGCAGCGTTGTGCGGCGCCTCCGCGACGCGGACTCGTCGGTGCGATCCGCGTGCGTGAGTTCAGTTGCGGCATTGTCGCGGCACGTCAGCAGGCAGCCGTTGCATTCGTTCGTGAAGCCGTTGGCGGAGGCGCTGTTCACGGAGCAGGACCAGAACGCGCAGGTCGGAGCCGCGCTGTGTCTCGCCGCTGCGATCGATGGAGCTCCGGATCCGGACCCGGCCAGGCTGGCGAAGCTCTTGCCCCGATTTGAAAAGCTTCTGAAGCGCGACGGGTTCAAGGCGAAGCCCGGGCTGTTGACGCTAGTGGGAAGCGTCGTCGCTTCCGGCGGCGCGTCCGGTCACGCGCCCTTGAAGAGTTTGGTTCCGTGCTTGGTAGAAGCGTTGAGCAACGACGATTGGGCCACGCGGAAGGCTGCGGCGGAGACTCTCGTGGTGGTTGCCAACGTAGAGAGGAATTTCTTGTCGGAGTTCAAGGCCGAATGTGTGAGAGTTTTTGAAAATCGACGGTTTGATAAG GTAAAGTTAGTTCGGGACGTTATGAATCAGATGTTAGAAGCGTGGAAGCAGATTCCTGATGTTTCCGATGAAGTTACGCCACCTCCTAAACCGCAACCTTCTTCTAAAG GGAATTCAAGTGATGGACGCTATCCTGCTGTCTCTCAAAATTCATGTAGTCCTGGTTTAGTGATGGCCAATCTGCGGAAGAAAAATACACCTTTTAGCAGATTCAGTCCAGCAGATAGCTCTTCTGCTAGCAGTGCCAAGACTAGGAGTGCTTCAAgtagcaacaacaacaagagaATGAGTTCGATTGTTTCCAGAAAACTAAATCATAAGAATTGGGATACCCAAGTTGCTGTGGCTGATCAGGGAGGTCTTCAGGAGATGGATGGAATTGTTTTGGAAAGTAACAAAATGGACAAAAGCAGATTTTCAAAGCCAGAAATGAAAAGGGCACTGCTATATAGAGGTTCTGACGATAGAATACACAAGTATGGTGGGTCCAAAGCTGGATCTCGAGTGGTTCCATATCATGAAGAAAGTCAAGACTCATTTCCTGTCAGTGATGTCTCTAAAGATCTGCATAGGAATGACAAAGAGAGTGAAGATTTATCGCTGATCCGTGATCAGCTACATCAGATTGAGAAGCAGCAGTCAAGTTTACTCGATCTTCTGCAG AAATTTATGGGGAGCTCACAGAATGGAATGCGTTCTTTAGAGACTCGTGTGCATGGCCTTGAGTTGGCATTGGATGAGATCTCTTATGATTTGGCTATATCAAGTGGAAGGATGACTAAATCTGATGTCCATGGCAACACATGTTGCATGCTACCCGGAACAGAGTTTTTGAGCTCCAAATTTTGGAGGAAAACACATGGTCGGCATTCAATCCCACGGTTCTCTAGATCAGGTGGCACTTCATCACTTGCTGCCACCAACTACCAAGCCGACAAGAATGGTGAAACCAAGTTGACAAACCATAGATTTAGGCCTGATGGAGGATTCGTCACTAATCCACTGGCAGAGATTCATGCAGATTCGAGGAATTTTGCTACATCGGAGCTAGTTTAA
- the LOC108330407 gene encoding TORTIFOLIA1-like protein 4 isoform X2 — protein MSSSPQNVKQRVFACLTKLSDRDTQSLAAAELESIARCLDAVTVPAFLSCMYSTDASDKPPVRKQCVQLLGFLAETHGNMLAPYLSKIIGSVVRRLRDADSSVRSACVSSVAALSRHVSRQPLHSFVKPLAEALFTEQDQNAQVGAALCLAAAIDGAPDPDPARLAKLLPRFEKLLKRDGFKAKPGLLTLVGSVVASGGASGHAPLKSLVPCLVEALSNDDWATRKAAAETLVVVANVERNFLSEFKAECVRVFENRRFDKVKLVRDVMNQMLEAWKQIPDVSDEVTPPPKPQPSSKGNSSDGRYPAVSQNSCSPGLVMANLRKKNTPFSRFSPADSSSASSAKTRSASSSNNNKRMSSIVSRKLNHKNWDTQVAVADQGGLQEMDGIVLESNKMDKSRFSKPEMKRALLYRGSDDRIHKYGGSKAGSRVVPYHEESQDSFPVSDVSKDLHRNDKESEDLSLIRDQLHQIEKQQSSLLDLLQHLCHYDKHLQHAPPYCHRNLWGAHRMECVL, from the exons ATGTCGTCGTCACCGCAGAACGTAAAGCAGAGAGTCTTCGCATGCCTGACCAAACTCTCCGACCGCGACACGCAGTCTCTCGCCGCTGCAGAACTCGAGTCCATCGCTCGGTGTCTCGATGCGGTCACCGTGCCAGCGTTCCTATCGTGCATGTACTCCACTGACGCGTCCGACAAGCCACCGGTCCGCAAGCAATGTGTGCAGCTGTTAGGGTTCCTGGCGGAGACGCATGGCAACATGCTCGCACCGTACCTGTCTAAAATTATCGGCAGCGTTGTGCGGCGCCTCCGCGACGCGGACTCGTCGGTGCGATCCGCGTGCGTGAGTTCAGTTGCGGCATTGTCGCGGCACGTCAGCAGGCAGCCGTTGCATTCGTTCGTGAAGCCGTTGGCGGAGGCGCTGTTCACGGAGCAGGACCAGAACGCGCAGGTCGGAGCCGCGCTGTGTCTCGCCGCTGCGATCGATGGAGCTCCGGATCCGGACCCGGCCAGGCTGGCGAAGCTCTTGCCCCGATTTGAAAAGCTTCTGAAGCGCGACGGGTTCAAGGCGAAGCCCGGGCTGTTGACGCTAGTGGGAAGCGTCGTCGCTTCCGGCGGCGCGTCCGGTCACGCGCCCTTGAAGAGTTTGGTTCCGTGCTTGGTAGAAGCGTTGAGCAACGACGATTGGGCCACGCGGAAGGCTGCGGCGGAGACTCTCGTGGTGGTTGCCAACGTAGAGAGGAATTTCTTGTCGGAGTTCAAGGCCGAATGTGTGAGAGTTTTTGAAAATCGACGGTTTGATAAG GTAAAGTTAGTTCGGGACGTTATGAATCAGATGTTAGAAGCGTGGAAGCAGATTCCTGATGTTTCCGATGAAGTTACGCCACCTCCTAAACCGCAACCTTCTTCTAAAG GGAATTCAAGTGATGGACGCTATCCTGCTGTCTCTCAAAATTCATGTAGTCCTGGTTTAGTGATGGCCAATCTGCGGAAGAAAAATACACCTTTTAGCAGATTCAGTCCAGCAGATAGCTCTTCTGCTAGCAGTGCCAAGACTAGGAGTGCTTCAAgtagcaacaacaacaagagaATGAGTTCGATTGTTTCCAGAAAACTAAATCATAAGAATTGGGATACCCAAGTTGCTGTGGCTGATCAGGGAGGTCTTCAGGAGATGGATGGAATTGTTTTGGAAAGTAACAAAATGGACAAAAGCAGATTTTCAAAGCCAGAAATGAAAAGGGCACTGCTATATAGAGGTTCTGACGATAGAATACACAAGTATGGTGGGTCCAAAGCTGGATCTCGAGTGGTTCCATATCATGAAGAAAGTCAAGACTCATTTCCTGTCAGTGATGTCTCTAAAGATCTGCATAGGAATGACAAAGAGAGTGAAGATTTATCGCTGATCCGTGATCAGCTACATCAGATTGAGAAGCAGCAGTCAAGTTTACTCGATCTTCTGCAG CATTTGTGCCATTATGACAAACATCTCCAACATGCTCCTCCATATTGTCACAGAAATTTATGGGGAGCTCACAGAATGGAATGCGTTCTTTAG
- the LOC108330392 gene encoding pentatricopeptide repeat-containing protein At1g74850, chloroplastic, with translation MTLSLSPPLSVPSPSPFSPALLNPTTTLRQLLFATSPKRLFQFQSRATKFKELIPINPSLTVEKGKYSYDVETLINRLTALPPRGSIARCLDPFKNKLSLNDFALVFKEFAQRGDWQRSLRLFKYMQRQLWCKPNEHIYTIMITLLGRESLLDKCREVFDEMPSNGVARTVYAYTAIINAYGRNGQFQASLELLDAMKQERVSPSILTYNTVINACARGGLDWEGLLGLFAEMRHEGIQPDVITYNTLLCACANRGLGDEAEMVFRTMNESGIVPDINTYSYLVQTFGKLNRLEKVSDLLREMESGGNLPDITSYNVLLQAYAELGSIKEAMGVFRQMQAAGCVPNAATYSILLNLYGKHGRYDDVRELFLEMKVSNTDPDVGTYNILIQVFGEGGYFKEVVTLFHDMVEENIEPNMKTYEGLIFACGKGGLYEDAKKILLHMNEKGIVPTSKAYTGVIEAFGQASLYEEALVAFNTMKEVGSNPNLETYNSFVHAYARGGLYKEAEAVLSWLNESGLKRDAHSFNGLIEAFRQAGQYEEAVKAHVEMEKANCEPNELTLEAVLSVYCTAGLVDESEEQFQEIKASGLLPSVMCYCMMLALYAKNDRLNDAYNLIDEMIKIRASDIHQVIGQMIKGDFDDESNWQIVEYVFDKLSSEGCGLGVRFYNALLEALWWMFQRERAARVLDEASKRGLFPELFRKSKLVWSVDVHRMSEGAALTALSVWLNNIQEMFLNSEHLPVIATVVVVRGEMEKTTDAQDFPIAKAAMSFLQDNIPSSSFTFPEWNRGRIVCQQSQLRQILTGTESSSSKKKMDKLISLSNTPLTTAGAIASKPDGKANDVDSRTDSTRTELLTSAV, from the exons ATGACCCTTTCCCTTTCACCTCCTCTCTCTGTGCCCAGCCCTTCACCTTTCTCTCCCGCGCTCCTCAACCCAACCACCACCCTCCGCCAACTATTATTCGCAACTTCCCCCAAACGCCTTTTCCAGTTCCAATCACGCGCCACCAAGTTCAAGGAGCTCATCCCCATAAATCCCTCCTTGACGGTGGAGAAGGGAAAGTACAGCTACGATGTGGAAACCCTAATCAACCGCCTCACCGCGCTGCCGCCTCGTGGGAGCATCGCGCGGTGCCTCGACCCCTTCAAAAACAAGCTCTCCCTCAACGACTTCGCCCTCGTGTTCAAGGAATTCGCGCAGCGCGGCGATTGGCAACGCTCGCTGCGTCTCTTCAAGTACATGCAGCGCCAGTTGTGGTGTAAGCCCAACGAGCACATATACACCATCATGATCACGCTCTTGGGCCGCGAAAGCTTGCTAGACAAGTGTCGTGAGGTGTTCGACGAAATGCCAAGCAATGGCGTCGCTCGCACCGTCTACGCTTACACCGCCATCATCAACGCCTATGGCCGTAACGGCCAGTTCCAGGCCTCGCTCGAACTCCTCGATGCAATGAAGCAGGAGAGGGTTTCGCCGAGTATTTTAACTTACAACACTGTGATTAATGCTTGTGCTAGGGGTGGGCTGGATTGGGAGGGGTTGTTAGGATTGTTTGCTGAAATGAGACATGAAGGGATTCAACCTGATGTTATCACTTATAATACTTTGCTTTGTGCTTGTGCTAATAGAGGGTTGGGTGATGAGGCTGAAATGGTGTTTAGGACCATGAATGAAAGTGGAATAGTTCCAGATATTAATACTTATAGTTATCTTGTTCAGACGTTTGGGAAGTTGAATAGGTTAGAGAAGGTTTCGGATCTTCTTAGGGAGATGGAATCTGGGGGTAATTTGCCGGATATTACTTCTTATAATGTGTTATTACAGGCTTATGCTGAATTAGGATCTATCAAAGAGGCGATGGGCGTGTTTAGGCAGATGCAGGCTGCAGGGTGTGTGCCGAATGCGGCCACGTATAGtatattattgaatttgtaTGGGAAGCATGGGAGGTATGATGATGTCCGTGAACTTTTTCTTGAGATGAAAGTAAGTAACACGGATCCTGATGTGGGTACCTATAATATTCTCATACAGGTATTTGGGGAGGGAGGGTACTTCAAGGAGGTGGTCACTTTATTTCATGACATGGTGGAGGAAAATATTGAGCCCAACATGAAGACTTACGAGGGCTTGATATTTGCTTGTGGGAAGGGTGGACTTTATGAAGATGCCAAGAAAATTTTACTTCATATGAATGAGAAAGGAATAGTGCCGACTTCCAAGGCTTACACTGGGGTGATTGAAGCATTTGGGCAGGCTTCACTGTATGAAGAGGCTCTTGTTGCATTTAACACTATGAAAGAAGTTGGAAGCAACCCAAACCTTGAGACCTATAATTCGTTTGTTCATGCATATGCAAGGGGGGGATTGTACAAAGAAGCGGAAGCAGTTTTATCCTGGTTGAACGAATCAGGTTTAAAACGGGATGCGCATTCATTCAACGGCCTGATTGAAGCTTTTAGGCAAGCAGGTCAGTATGAAGAGGCTGTAAAAGCTCATGTTGAAATGGAAAAAGCAAATTGTGAACCTAATGAGCTGACACTTGAAGCTGTGTTAAGTGTATACTGCACTGCTGGGCTTGTTGACGAGAGTGAGGAGCAGTTCCAAGAAATCAAAGCTTCAGGATTACTGCCCAGTGTCATGTGCTACTGCATGATGCTAGCTCTTTATGCAAAGAATGACAG ATTAAATGATGCctataatttaattgatgagATGATCAAAATAAGGGCGTCGGAtattcatcaagtaattggacaGATGATCAAGGGAGATTTTGACGACGAGTCTAATTGGCAGATTGTGGAATACGTCTTTGACAAGCTCAGTTCCGAAGGATGTGGGTTGGGGGTGAGGTTCTACAATGCACTGTTAGAAGCTCTTTGGTGGATGTTCCAGCGAGAAAGGGCTGCTAGAGTGCTCGATGAAGCATCAAAGCGAGGGCTGTTCCCTGAACTTTTTCGTAAAAGTAAACTTGTATGGTCTGTGGACGTACACAG AATGTCAGAAGGTGCTGCATTAACAGCACTATCAGTTTGGTTGAACAATATACAGGAAATGTTCTTGAATAGCGAGCATCTTCCTGTGATTGCAACTGTTGTTGTTGT TCGGGGTGAGATGGAGAAAACCACAGATGCCCAAGATTTCCCTATCGCAAAGGCTGCCATGTCATTCTTGCAGGATAATATCCCATCATCATCCTTTACTTTCCCTGAATGGAACAGAGGTCGCATTGTTTGTCAGCAGTCACAACTAAGACAAATTCTGACTGGCACTGAATCGTCTTCTagtaagaaaaaaatggataaatTAATATCTTTGAGTAATACCCCATTGACTACTGCTGGTGCTATAGCATCCAAACCTGATGGTAAAGCTAACGATGTTGATTCTAGAACCGATAGTACAAGAACTGAGCTTCTAACCAGTGCAGTTTAG